The genomic interval GCTGTGCGTGCACGAGTTGTCCGAGGTACTGGGCGTCAGCGTCAGCGCGGTCTCGCATCAGCTGCGCACGCTCAAGATGTTGAGGCTGGTCACCGCGCAGCGTGCGGGCAAGCGAGTGTACTACTCGCTGGACGATGCACACGTCCACCACCTCATCGAACAGGGTCTGCAACACGCTCTGGAGCGATAGCCAATGACGGACAGCAAAGCCCGGCAATCCAGCAGGCTGCAGAGGAAAACCTTCCGCGTGAGCGAGATGGACTGCGCGGATTGCGCAACGGGTTTGGAGGAGGCGATACGCCGGGTACCGGGCGTGCAGCAGGTGAGGGCAGCTTTTCACACCGGCACCGTACAGGTGTGGGTTTCGCCTGAGGTGGAGGAAAGCGTTTTGCAAGAGGCGGCACAACGGGCTGGGTACCGGCTTTTACCACACCCGGCGGCGCACAGCCACGCAGAAGGCGGGCATCAGCGCAAAGGGGTAGTGGTGCTGGCGTCACTGTTAGGTATTGTGGCGTTCGTCTTGCAGAAGCAGCAGGTTTCCGCGTGGATGTTCGTTCCCCT from Bacillota bacterium carries:
- a CDS encoding metalloregulator ArsR/SmtB family transcription factor; its protein translation is MRNLAPVLQCDPNDHVDTTAVARVQQSLPDIRTLTRMSEIFAALGDATRLRLLLALSHQPLCVHELSEVLGVSVSAVSHQLRTLKMLRLVTAQRAGKRVYYSLDDAHVHHLIEQGLQHALER